A region of Bradyrhizobium sp. SZCCHNS1050 DNA encodes the following proteins:
- a CDS encoding filamentous hemagglutinin N-terminal domain-containing protein — MRAFDHARNARAASGWRRRAALLLGCTSLLAISSRALAQAGLPQGGSVVSGQATIGAPAGNTLTINQTSSRAIVDWNSFSVSAGNSVNFVQPNSSAAILNRVTGTTTSTIAGQVSANGQVFLVNPNGIAITPTGSVQVGGGFVASTLDIGNADFNAGRLIFTGKGASAAVSNAGAISGASGAFVGLIGGTVSNSGTITVPLGRVGLGAGEAITLNPTGDGFLQVALPTKSTTADGKAIIDIAGRIKAAGGAIEIKAAAAQQAVRDVVNVSGVLSARSLSGRSGRIVLGGGSGAVTISGRLAANGGRSNAGGTIVVTGKKVALTATAKVSADGKSGGKVLIGGDMRGGRDPSAKLVADDVPTAETTSVAQGATISAKGSAGDGGKVVLWSEQTTDFRGSVVATGADGGNGGGAEVSSHGLLDFRGSVDLTATGGKTGTLLLDPYDVTISTAADSNMSSSGNTYSPTGNSSVLSVATLQGALATANVTVDTGSGGSQSGDITVANAVTWASGHSLTLNAARDVNVNAGISTSGGGTFSVSAGRDVNVSSSITATGGALNVNLAASGSSGSLVINGATIDTNGGALTGSAVQAGSNAAVWLANSTLNVGALTLTGTSASGNGVVFAGSNAITNTSGGTLSISGSSPTLPAFVLQAGASLDTAGAVSITGTSNSSVGVYLLGNNTITDHSGGLTLSGTTSSNVGFWINSGNNTFTNSGGGTLALNGTVTTSSGSQGIAFNSGVGLTTSGTVTLTGTSITSNGVEFQGSNLVTDTAGNLTVSGASTTGIGVFFTATPTTLTNSGTGALSISGSSVAGAGGGFGAAINSDLTTSGNISISGTDTGTSYGLYLNGSAITSNSGNLTLSGSSTGSNGVWDQGNGTLALTNAGAGTFQLIGSTPSASRGIRFNTGSNLTTLGSVSLNGSSGSGEGLSFKGSNIVTILNGTPSFAGSSTSGSGVFFQGATTIDNQGTGTATFSGTSNSGFGVNFTGTNTVSGNVSFAGISTASDGVSFGSASSLAVTGGNVAVSGISTATSGSGSTVGTYFSGATVSNSGSGSLTITGTSNDTGPTNSGSAGVLFAGTDAISNSGAGTLAISGFNPSGYGLQFRNFSAVTTSGTMSLAGTSSTGYGVLASLASFTATGSVTLTGTSNSNVGMVANGGNTLTATSGALILQGTSVSADGLQLRGTLATSGSGLVSISGTSSGGSGIAVNANVTSSGTTSISGSSTSGNGIYLRGSTTIDNLSGTAVTFAGTSTSGAGVTIDQGSTLTTSGDLQLRGTSSTASGLVASGSNAITANSGAVTLVGSTSSASAVGIDTSAAGVAITNNGTGTLILDGRGGDRLGATITSGAAPVVISDTGAVSQIGGAIAATALRLSGGTSYVLGADNTVGTLAASGIGALTFNNAQSLTIGAVQGISGISASANATILSAGDLTIASGSAVVAASPVLSAARAFINNAGSGAVSATSGRWLIYSAAPGADSFGGLDSGNPAIWNATYQSVPPGSVSAPGNRYLFAAAAPGTAGNGSSSANTDLIPAPSTPALIPPSPSSTPDSGVLNGFGAAAESVNNGRTSGGAGGGHGGLGGAASASSASQGSAGQGPAAGPAKSAAEHAAAAPPAAAPVPPPSQPAQAAPEPPILSAPPTTIAPAPARSMVDLALSRLNREALATTIAEEISRVARSAARSLRAAEFTIAAASSVLTVGFIAWLLRGGTLLAAFLASVPLWRGFDPLMVVLRPRRTERTRATSEVDAMFEGGQGAGRSLADVTR; from the coding sequence ATGCGCGCGTTCGACCACGCACGAAACGCGCGAGCGGCGAGCGGATGGCGCAGACGCGCTGCCCTCTTGCTCGGCTGCACCTCTCTGCTCGCCATATCATCGCGCGCGCTGGCGCAAGCCGGTCTGCCGCAGGGCGGCAGCGTCGTGTCAGGTCAGGCCACGATCGGCGCGCCGGCGGGCAATACCCTCACGATCAACCAGACATCCTCCAGGGCGATCGTCGACTGGAACAGCTTCTCTGTCAGTGCCGGAAACAGCGTCAACTTCGTCCAGCCGAACTCGAGCGCAGCCATCCTCAACCGGGTCACGGGGACGACGACCTCGACCATTGCCGGCCAGGTCAGCGCAAACGGGCAGGTGTTCCTGGTCAATCCCAACGGCATCGCGATCACGCCAACTGGGTCGGTGCAGGTTGGCGGCGGCTTCGTGGCCTCGACGCTCGACATCGGCAATGCCGATTTCAACGCCGGCCGCCTGATCTTCACCGGCAAGGGCGCTTCGGCCGCCGTCAGCAATGCCGGCGCGATTTCCGGCGCGAGCGGTGCATTTGTCGGGCTGATCGGCGGGACCGTGTCCAACAGCGGCACGATCACCGTGCCGCTCGGCCGCGTCGGGCTCGGCGCCGGAGAGGCGATCACGCTCAATCCGACAGGCGACGGCTTCCTGCAGGTCGCGCTTCCCACCAAGTCCACCACCGCCGATGGCAAGGCGATCATCGACATCGCCGGCAGGATCAAGGCGGCGGGCGGCGCGATCGAGATCAAGGCGGCGGCGGCCCAGCAGGCCGTGCGCGACGTGGTCAACGTGTCCGGCGTGCTCAGCGCCCGCTCGCTGTCGGGCCGCTCCGGCCGCATCGTGCTCGGCGGCGGAAGCGGCGCGGTGACCATATCAGGACGGCTTGCGGCCAATGGCGGCCGCAGCAATGCCGGCGGCACCATCGTGGTGACCGGGAAGAAGGTTGCGCTGACCGCGACAGCGAAGGTGAGCGCCGACGGCAAGAGCGGCGGCAAGGTGCTGATCGGCGGCGATATGCGCGGCGGCCGGGATCCGTCCGCGAAGCTGGTCGCCGATGACGTGCCGACGGCCGAGACCACTTCGGTCGCGCAGGGCGCGACCATCTCGGCGAAAGGCAGTGCCGGCGATGGCGGCAAGGTCGTGCTGTGGTCGGAGCAGACGACCGACTTCCGCGGCAGCGTCGTTGCGACCGGCGCTGATGGCGGCAATGGCGGCGGCGCCGAGGTCTCGAGCCACGGCCTGCTGGACTTCCGCGGCAGTGTCGACCTGACCGCCACGGGCGGCAAGACCGGCACGCTGCTGCTCGACCCCTATGACGTGACCATCTCGACCGCGGCCGATAGCAACATGTCGAGCAGCGGCAACACCTACTCGCCGACCGGCAACAGCTCGGTGCTGTCGGTCGCCACGCTGCAAGGCGCGCTGGCGACGGCAAATGTCACCGTCGACACCGGAAGCGGCGGGTCACAGAGCGGCGACATCACCGTGGCGAACGCAGTGACCTGGGCCAGCGGCCACTCGCTGACGTTGAACGCCGCGCGTGACGTCAACGTCAATGCGGGCATCAGCACCAGCGGCGGCGGGACATTCTCGGTGTCGGCCGGCCGCGACGTGAATGTCAGCAGCAGCATCACGGCCACCGGCGGAGCCCTCAACGTCAATCTGGCTGCGTCCGGAAGCTCGGGCTCGCTCGTTATCAACGGCGCAACCATCGACACGAATGGCGGCGCGCTGACCGGGTCCGCAGTTCAGGCGGGGAGCAACGCGGCTGTCTGGCTGGCCAATAGCACCCTCAACGTCGGCGCTCTGACGCTCACGGGCACCTCGGCCTCCGGCAACGGGGTCGTATTCGCCGGATCGAACGCCATCACCAACACCAGCGGCGGCACGTTGAGCATCAGCGGAAGCAGCCCCACGTTGCCGGCATTCGTGCTGCAGGCCGGTGCGAGTCTGGATACCGCCGGCGCAGTCAGCATCACCGGAACGTCGAACAGCAGTGTCGGCGTCTATCTGCTGGGCAACAACACCATCACCGATCATTCCGGCGGTCTGACCCTGAGCGGGACGACGTCATCCAACGTCGGATTCTGGATCAACAGTGGCAACAACACCTTCACCAACTCTGGTGGCGGCACGCTCGCGCTGAACGGCACGGTCACGACCTCATCCGGATCCCAGGGCATCGCATTTAACTCAGGCGTGGGCCTGACCACGTCGGGCACGGTCACGCTCACCGGCACATCGATCACCTCCAACGGTGTCGAATTCCAAGGCTCGAACCTCGTCACCGACACTGCCGGAAACCTTACCGTCAGCGGAGCCAGTACCACCGGCATCGGCGTCTTCTTTACCGCCACACCAACAACGCTGACCAATTCCGGGACGGGAGCTCTTTCGATCTCAGGCAGTTCGGTTGCGGGCGCGGGAGGGGGATTTGGCGCGGCCATCAATTCCGACCTGACGACGTCGGGCAACATCTCGATCTCCGGCACCGACACCGGCACCTCCTACGGCCTGTACCTGAACGGCTCCGCGATCACCAGCAACTCGGGCAATCTCACGCTGAGCGGCTCCTCGACGGGTTCGAATGGCGTCTGGGATCAGGGCAACGGCACCTTGGCGCTGACCAACGCGGGGGCCGGCACATTCCAGCTGATCGGCAGCACACCCAGCGCCAGTCGTGGCATCCGCTTCAATACCGGCAGCAATCTGACCACCCTGGGCTCCGTCTCACTGAACGGGTCGTCGGGAAGCGGTGAAGGCCTGTCGTTCAAAGGCAGCAACATCGTCACGATTCTGAACGGCACGCCGAGCTTTGCAGGCAGCTCGACCTCCGGCAGCGGCGTCTTCTTCCAGGGCGCCACGACCATCGATAACCAGGGGACCGGCACGGCGACGTTCTCGGGCACGTCAAACAGCGGCTTTGGCGTGAACTTCACCGGGACGAACACTGTGTCCGGCAACGTATCGTTCGCGGGCATCTCGACGGCGAGCGACGGCGTCAGCTTTGGATCAGCCTCGAGCCTCGCCGTAACGGGCGGGAACGTCGCCGTCAGCGGCATCTCCACCGCCACGAGCGGGTCGGGCTCGACGGTCGGCACTTACTTCTCCGGTGCGACGGTCAGTAACTCGGGCAGCGGATCGCTGACCATCACTGGAACCTCCAACGACACGGGGCCGACGAACAGCGGGAGCGCCGGCGTGCTCTTTGCCGGCACCGACGCCATCAGCAATTCCGGCGCTGGCACGCTGGCCATTTCGGGATTCAATCCGTCCGGCTACGGACTCCAGTTCCGGAATTTCTCTGCTGTAACTACATCTGGCACCATGTCGCTGGCTGGAACGTCGAGCACGGGTTATGGCGTGTTGGCATCGCTCGCCAGCTTCACCGCAACGGGAAGTGTGACGCTGACCGGCACCTCGAACAGCAATGTCGGCATGGTCGCCAACGGAGGCAACACGCTGACCGCGACGAGCGGCGCTTTGATCCTGCAAGGCACTTCGGTGTCCGCTGATGGCCTGCAACTGCGCGGGACGCTCGCCACCAGCGGCTCGGGGCTTGTGTCGATCAGCGGAACGAGTAGCGGCGGAAGCGGCATCGCGGTCAACGCCAATGTGACCTCCTCCGGCACCACGTCGATCTCAGGCAGCTCGACCAGCGGCAACGGCATCTATTTGCGGGGCAGCACCACGATCGACAATCTGAGCGGAACCGCCGTGACGTTCGCCGGCACGAGCACCAGCGGGGCCGGAGTGACGATCGATCAAGGCAGCACGCTCACGACCTCAGGCGACCTGCAGCTGAGGGGGACGAGCAGCACCGCATCCGGCCTCGTCGCCAGCGGTAGCAACGCCATTACGGCCAACTCGGGCGCGGTCACCCTTGTAGGCAGCACCTCGTCCGCCTCGGCTGTCGGAATCGACACGTCTGCAGCCGGGGTTGCGATCACCAACAACGGCACCGGCACCCTCATCCTCGACGGTCGCGGCGGCGACCGGCTCGGCGCCACGATCACCTCAGGCGCGGCGCCGGTGGTGATCAGTGACACTGGTGCGGTGAGCCAGATCGGCGGCGCCATCGCTGCTACGGCGCTGCGGCTGTCGGGCGGAACGAGCTACGTGCTTGGCGCCGACAACACTGTCGGCACGCTTGCCGCCAGCGGTATCGGCGCGCTCACCTTCAACAACGCACAGAGTTTGACCATCGGTGCGGTACAGGGGATCAGCGGAATCAGCGCCAGCGCCAACGCGACGATCCTCTCGGCCGGCGACCTGACGATCGCAAGCGGCAGCGCGGTGGTCGCCGCAAGCCCGGTCCTATCGGCAGCTCGTGCCTTCATCAACAATGCCGGCAGCGGCGCGGTGAGCGCGACGTCCGGCCGCTGGCTGATCTATTCGGCCGCACCCGGCGCCGACAGTTTCGGCGGATTGGACAGCGGCAATCCGGCGATCTGGAACGCGACCTACCAGTCGGTGCCGCCGGGGAGCGTGAGTGCGCCGGGCAATCGTTACCTGTTTGCGGCTGCCGCGCCCGGGACGGCCGGCAATGGCTCATCGTCCGCGAACACGGATCTCATTCCGGCCCCATCGACGCCCGCTCTGATTCCCCCCTCGCCGTCCTCCACGCCCGATTCCGGCGTCTTGAACGGCTTTGGAGCCGCAGCTGAGTCAGTGAACAATGGAAGGACCAGCGGCGGTGCTGGAGGTGGCCATGGCGGCTTGGGCGGTGCGGCCTCTGCCTCGAGCGCTTCCCAGGGTTCGGCAGGCCAAGGCCCTGCAGCCGGCCCGGCAAAGTCCGCAGCCGAGCATGCCGCTGCGGCTCCGCCGGCCGCCGCACCCGTGCCGCCGCCGAGCCAACCCGCCCAAGCTGCCCCCGAGCCACCGATCTTATCCGCGCCGCCCACCACGATCGCGCCTGCGCCAGCCCGAAGCATGGTCGATCTTGCGCTGTCGCGCCTCAATCGCGAAGCGCTCGCGACCACCATTGCCGAGGAAATTTCGCGTGTGGCCCGCTCCGCCGCGAGGTCATTGAGGGCCGCCGAATTCACCATTGCGGCCGCAAGCTCGGTCCTGACCGTCGGCTTCATCGCTTGGCTGCTGCGCGGCGGGACGCTGCTCGCCGCGTTCCTGGCCTCGGTCCCGCTGTGGCGCGGCTTCGATCCTTTGATGGTGGTGCTGCGGCCGCGGAGGACGGAAAGGACCCGCGCCACATCCGAGGTTGATGCGATGTTCGAGGGCGGCCAGGGAGCCGGTCGATCGCTCGCGGACGTCACGCGATGA
- a CDS encoding ShlB/FhaC/HecB family hemolysin secretion/activation protein: MPPGNAAMAVVVGEAQLDGAFPELRTLTDPLIARVKGQRVSVAQIYALATNLEGLYSRAGYPLVRVSVPPQQLVDGGTLRLVVIDGFIEAIDVNTLPERVRNVVAGRTNLLLGRPHLTTEQIERALLIAGDVPGLRLRSTLVRGTREGGVRLVLEGEHRLISGSAGADDRLSRSLGTWQLRGTLALNSALGAGEQIYGTAGLSTDLRAASAGDAPFSLYGGGAVVPIGADGITVNPEYTHSRTVTKQTPGAPASLGSFDRFALRLRGPIGLSRKASLYANLAVEDVEQQISAPDFGVALSHDHYRVLRGGIDYATTLPSQAGLQLGAQLSKGLGGRNAEDAITSRVPLSRIGATPDFVKLAATARLSQPLPAGFRFDVIGTSQITGGKAMLRSEQLSLDGSDALSAFASGTLNADEGFTLRGELAYPFVFNAFGTGAAASPYLFAAGGRGWIASPSAVEQAALNAGAVGTGVRSSVSIPGSSADASLAVEIARGFTDVSGVRQGWRANVLGTVSF, encoded by the coding sequence GTGCCGCCCGGCAACGCAGCCATGGCCGTCGTGGTCGGCGAGGCGCAGCTCGATGGCGCGTTTCCCGAGCTTCGCACGCTCACCGACCCCCTGATCGCTCGCGTCAAGGGCCAACGTGTCAGCGTTGCCCAGATCTATGCGCTCGCGACCAACCTCGAAGGCCTCTATTCGCGCGCCGGCTATCCGCTGGTGCGGGTCAGCGTGCCGCCGCAACAGCTGGTCGACGGCGGGACACTTCGCCTTGTTGTCATCGACGGCTTCATCGAAGCGATCGACGTCAATACGCTTCCTGAGCGCGTGCGAAACGTGGTCGCCGGCCGGACCAACTTGCTGCTGGGGCGGCCGCATCTCACGACCGAACAAATCGAGCGTGCGCTGCTGATCGCGGGCGACGTTCCCGGCTTGAGGCTGCGCAGCACCCTGGTGCGCGGCACGCGCGAAGGCGGGGTACGGCTCGTGCTCGAGGGCGAGCATCGGCTGATCTCGGGCTCGGCCGGAGCCGACGATCGCCTGTCGCGTTCGCTCGGCACTTGGCAGCTGCGCGGCACGCTGGCGCTCAACAGCGCGCTCGGCGCTGGCGAGCAGATCTACGGCACGGCCGGACTCAGCACGGATTTGCGTGCGGCCTCGGCAGGCGACGCGCCGTTCTCGCTCTACGGCGGCGGGGCCGTCGTGCCGATCGGAGCGGACGGCATCACGGTCAATCCGGAATACACGCATTCGCGGACGGTCACGAAGCAGACGCCCGGCGCCCCCGCTTCGCTCGGCAGCTTCGACCGGTTCGCGCTACGCCTGCGCGGGCCGATCGGGCTGTCGCGAAAGGCGTCGCTCTACGCCAACCTCGCCGTCGAGGATGTCGAGCAGCAGATCTCGGCGCCGGATTTCGGGGTGGCGCTCAGCCACGATCATTACCGCGTGCTTCGCGGCGGCATCGACTACGCCACGACGTTGCCGTCGCAGGCAGGGCTGCAGCTCGGAGCGCAGCTCTCGAAGGGGCTCGGCGGACGCAATGCCGAGGACGCGATCACCTCGCGCGTGCCGTTGTCGCGGATCGGCGCGACGCCCGACTTCGTCAAGCTTGCGGCCACCGCGCGCCTGTCGCAACCTTTGCCCGCCGGCTTCCGCTTCGATGTCATCGGCACCAGCCAGATCACCGGCGGCAAGGCCATGCTGCGCTCCGAGCAGCTGTCGCTCGACGGAAGCGACGCGCTGTCTGCCTTCGCGTCCGGCACGTTGAATGCCGATGAGGGCTTCACCTTGCGCGGAGAGCTGGCCTACCCGTTCGTGTTCAATGCGTTCGGCACGGGGGCCGCCGCATCGCCCTATCTGTTTGCAGCCGGCGGCCGGGGCTGGATCGCGAGTCCCTCGGCCGTCGAACAAGCCGCCCTCAACGCGGGAGCCGTGGGGACCGGCGTCCGCAGCAGCGTCAGCATTCCCGGCAGCTCCGCCGATGCGAGCCTTGCAGTCGAGATCGCGCGCGGCTTCACCGACGTCAGCGGCGTGCGGCAGGGCTGGCGGGCCAATGTCCTGGGCACGGTGAGCTTCTGA